A window from Halomicrobium urmianum encodes these proteins:
- a CDS encoding zinc ribbon domain-containing protein, translating to MSRTDRKRPWLAAILAVASPGLGHVYLREWLRAALWFGLVLGSTLMLVPESVLTVDTVSLEAIMAASRDISMRNQLAMTAVVLLSGADAYWMATQGNRRAAAAEGARCPHCGKELDEDLAFCHWCTTRLAPPAESNAATRDPVAAEDGSDA from the coding sequence GTGTCTCGAACCGATCGCAAGCGGCCGTGGCTGGCCGCGATCCTCGCCGTGGCTTCCCCGGGGCTCGGCCACGTCTACCTCCGGGAGTGGCTCCGGGCCGCCCTGTGGTTCGGCCTCGTTCTGGGGTCGACGCTCATGCTCGTTCCGGAGTCCGTACTGACAGTCGACACCGTCTCTCTGGAGGCGATCATGGCCGCGTCCCGCGACATCAGTATGCGCAACCAGCTCGCGATGACGGCCGTCGTCCTCCTCAGCGGGGCCGACGCCTACTGGATGGCCACACAGGGCAACCGACGTGCGGCCGCCGCAGAGGGCGCGCGCTGCCCGCACTGCGGCAAGGAACTGGACGAGGATCTGGCGTTCTGCCACTGGTGTACGACCAGGCTGGCCCCGCCGGCCGAGTCGAACGCCGCCACTCGCGACCCGGTCGCCGCCGAGGACGGCTCCGACGCCTAG